In a single window of the Flavivirga spongiicola genome:
- the dapA gene encoding 4-hydroxy-tetrahydrodipicolinate synthase — protein MNSKFLGTGVALVTPFKSDLSVDHNALANIVNFNIDNGTDYLVICGTTGESVTLTKQEKKEVIKTISDTNNGRVPMVLGIGGSNTAAVIEEIKTTDLSQMDAVLSVSPYYSKPTQEGVYQHFKAISEASPVDIILYNVPGRTSKNMEPETTIRLANDFENIVGIKEAGNNVSQYLELLKNKPEDFLIISGDDDLALGIVLAGGAGVVSVIGQAFPKEFSEMIRLGLKDEGKEAYKIHYKLMDVVGYIFEENNPAGIKAVFEALNLCQDSVRLPLVMASNELKEKIKAFVNKF, from the coding sequence ATGAATAGTAAGTTTTTAGGAACTGGAGTTGCTTTGGTTACACCTTTTAAATCAGATTTAAGTGTAGACCATAATGCCCTGGCAAATATTGTTAACTTTAATATTGATAATGGCACCGATTACCTTGTGATTTGTGGTACAACAGGAGAGAGTGTAACACTTACCAAGCAAGAAAAAAAGGAAGTAATAAAAACCATTTCCGATACTAATAATGGTCGTGTGCCAATGGTTTTGGGAATAGGTGGAAGTAATACTGCAGCAGTTATTGAAGAAATAAAAACAACAGACTTAAGTCAGATGGATGCCGTTTTGTCTGTGTCTCCTTATTATAGTAAACCAACTCAAGAAGGTGTATATCAGCATTTTAAAGCCATTTCGGAAGCATCACCAGTAGATATCATTTTGTATAATGTTCCTGGCAGAACTTCAAAAAACATGGAGCCAGAGACGACTATAAGACTAGCTAACGATTTCGAAAATATTGTAGGTATTAAAGAAGCAGGAAACAATGTATCTCAATATTTAGAGTTATTAAAGAACAAGCCGGAAGATTTTTTAATTATTTCGGGTGATGATGATTTGGCCTTAGGAATTGTTTTGGCAGGTGGAGCAGGAGTGGTTTCCGTTATTGGGCAGGCATTTCCTAAAGAGTTTTCAGAGATGATACGCTTGGGGTTAAAAGACGAAGGAAAAGAAGCATATAAAATTCATTATAAATTAATGGATGTTGTTGGTTATATTTTTGAGGAGAATAATCCAGCTGGAATTAAAGCCGTTTTTGAAGCATTAAATTTATGTCAAGATAGCGTAAGATTACCTCTAGTTATGGCATCTAATGAGTTAAAAGAAAAGATAAAAGCTTTTGTAAATAAGTTTTAA